Proteins from a genomic interval of Bradyrhizobium sp. CCBAU 53340:
- the greA gene encoding transcription elongation factor GreA — translation MEKVPMTASGFAALGEELKKRQSEDRPRIIEHIAEARSHGDLSENAEYHAAKEEQSHNEGRIAELEDKLARADIIDISKLSGDTIKFGATVTLVDEDTEKKTVWQIVGEVEADAKKGRISITSPLARALIGKKKGSTVEVNAPGGAKAYEITKVEWR, via the coding sequence ATGGAAAAGGTTCCGATGACCGCGAGCGGCTTTGCCGCGCTCGGGGAAGAATTGAAGAAGCGCCAGTCCGAGGACCGTCCGCGCATCATCGAGCATATCGCGGAAGCGCGCTCGCATGGCGACCTGTCGGAAAACGCCGAATATCACGCCGCGAAAGAAGAACAGTCCCACAATGAGGGCCGGATCGCCGAGCTCGAGGACAAGCTTGCGCGCGCCGACATCATCGACATTTCCAAGCTCTCCGGCGACACCATCAAGTTCGGCGCCACCGTGACCCTGGTCGACGAGGACACCGAGAAGAAGACGGTGTGGCAGATCGTCGGCGAAGTTGAGGCCGATGCCAAGAAGGGCCGCATCTCCATCACCTCGCCGCTGGCGCGCGCGCTGATCGGCAAGAAGAAGGGCTCCACCGTCGAGGTCAACGCACCCGGCGGCGCCAAGGCCTATGAGATCACCAAGGTGGAGTGGCGGTAA